In Magnolia sinica isolate HGM2019 chromosome 16, MsV1, whole genome shotgun sequence, the genomic window CCTGAGGTTATCTTACTTGAAGACCTTATCGTGAGCATCGCTTTGTCATTGAGACAAGAAATGAACAATGCTTTTTATCATTGGGACTTCAGAAAATATCTTATGGTAATTTTTCTCATACAAAGATATCTTAATGCTCTTGTTATTTGGACATAAAATGATGTTGGTAAAAAAAATTTGTGCAGGTGATTGTGGGCTTGTGGGTTGTTTCTATAATTGGTAGTTGGTTCAATTTCTTGACTCTCTTCTACATAGGTCAGTTCTCTTCAATTCAAAAATGGAAAATTTAATTTGAAATTGGATATAGATTGGATTTTTAATAGGcatgtcagtgggccccacaccttcTTCCTGCAGGAAATTCCTGTTGGCAGGGGCAGGGGCAATTTGTGTCCAATACAT contains:
- the LOC131229584 gene encoding reticulon-like protein B5 isoform X1 — encoded protein: MYMIAVATTFLLWSLPKLPEVILLEDLIVSIALSLRQEMNNAFYHWDFRKYLMVIVGLWVVSIIGSWFNFLTLFYIGNSCWQGQGQFVSNTSVKTIALVFIIIHLLCRCYGFSLDSA
- the LOC131229584 gene encoding reticulon-like protein B5 isoform X2, whose protein sequence is MYMIAVATTFLLWSLPKLPEVILLEDLIVSIALSLRQEMNNAFYHWDFRKYLMVIVGLWVVSIIGSWFNFLTLFYIGSWP